In a single window of the Zea mays cultivar B73 chromosome 5, Zm-B73-REFERENCE-NAM-5.0, whole genome shotgun sequence genome:
- the LOC100192848 gene encoding putative cytochrome P450 superfamily protein: MAAEPPAYLLLLPLIAIPLIVFLVLSRRRDDQRRFPPAPWALPVIGHLHHLAGAPPHRALRDLARRHGPLMTLRFCELRVVVASSPDAAREILRTHDVDFASRPIGPMLQLVFRGAEGLIFAPYGDGWRQLRKICTLELLSARRVHSFRPVREDEVGRLLGSVASAAAAGLPVNLSERITAFVADAAVRAIIGSRSEHRDEFLRLLMDGLKIIPGLSLPDLFPSSRLAMLVSSVPGKIERRRKGLLDIVDPIILEHQEKRAAGGIDEDEDLLDVLLRLQKDMDSQYPLTTDNIKSVLIDMFGASSETSATTLKWTMAELMRNPAVMRKAQDEVRGALAGHDEVAEDSLVNLRYLQLVIKETLRPAAAPAGAIAAAAGVPQPVPGARLRRASWHHGAGERVGNRQGPSAVGRAGGFRAGKVRGEWTRLQGHGF, translated from the exons ATGGCCGCCGAGCCCCCGGCGTACTTGCTGCTCCTTCCCCTCATCGCCATACCGCTCATCGTCTTCCTCGTCCTGTCCCGCCGAAGGGATGACCAGCGGCGCTTCCCACCGGCGCCGTGGGCGCTGCCGGTCATCGGCCACCTGCACCACCTCGCCGGCGCGCCACCGCACCGTGCCCTGCGGGACCTTGCGAGGCGCCACGGCCCGCTCATGACGCTCCGCTTCTGCGAGCTCCGGGTCGTGGTCGCCTCGTCGCCGGACGCCGCGCGGGAGATCTTGAGGACCCACGACGTGGACTTCGCGTCGCGGCCCATCGGGCCGATGCTGCAGCTCGTGTTCCGGGGCGCCGAGGGCCTCATCTTCGCGCCCTACGGCGACGGGTGGCGGCAGCTCCGCAAGATCTGCACCCTCGAACTCCTCAGCGCCCGCCGCGTCCACTCCTTCCGGCCCGTCCGCGAGGACGAGGTCGGCCGCCTCCTCGGCTCGGTCGCGTCCGCCGCGGCGGCGGGGTTGCCCGTGAACCTGAGTGAGAGGATCACGGCGTTCGTCGCGGACGCAGCGGTGCGCGCCATCATCGGCAGCCGGAGCGAGCACCGCGACgagttcttgcgcctgctgatGGACGGGCTCAAGATAATTCCGGGATTGAGCCTGCCGGACCTCTTCCCGTCGTCACGCCTCGCGATGCTCGTCAGCAGCGTTCCCGGTAAAATCGAGCGCCGCCGGAAAGGCCTCCTTGacatcgtcgaccccatcattctGGAGCATCAGGAGAAGAGAGCGGCCGGTGGCATAGACGAAGATGAGGACTTGCTTGACGTGCTCTTGAGACTCCAGAAAGACATGGACTCCCAGTACCCTCTCACCACCGACAACATCAAATCCGTCCTCATC GACATGTTTGGAGCAAGCAGCGAGACGTCGGCGACGACGCTGAAGTGGACAATGGCCGAGCTGATGCGGAACCCGGCGGTGATGCGGAAGGCGCAAGATGAGGTCAGGGGAGCACTCGCCGGCCACGACGAGGTGGCGGAGGACAGCCTGGTCAATCTGCGGTACCTGCAGCTAGTCATAAAGGAGACGCTGCGGCCTGCGGCTGCACCCGCCGGCGCCATTGCTGCTGCCGCGGGAGTGCCGCAGCCCGTGCCAGGTGCTCGGCTACGACGTGCCTCGTGGCACCATGGTGCTGGTGAACGCGTGGGCAATAGGCAGGGACCCAGCGCTGTGGGACGCGCCGGAGGATTTCGTGCCGGAAAGGTTCGAGGAGAGTGGACGAGACTTCAAGGGCATGGATTTTGA